A genomic region of Cannabis sativa cultivar Pink pepper isolate KNU-18-1 chromosome 1, ASM2916894v1, whole genome shotgun sequence contains the following coding sequences:
- the LOC115705639 gene encoding putative uncharacterized protein YDL057W — MGTQLYSFHSSLTLSLPYSYSCPPNNNNNNFHSLNYSCPQLHFFSPPKHSPRTRTFFRLRMAPLVRAAQTPVVERVVVPNKYGEKLVGLFHETGSEGIAILCHGFRSSKENTMMLNLAVALEKEGISSFRFDFAGNGESEGTFEYGNYQREADDLRSVIEHFFGANRTISAILGHSKGGDAVLLYASRYTDVSAVVNVCGRYDLKRGIAERFGEDFMQTLKEKGYIEVKDRRGTSYQVTEKSMLDRLNTDIHSACLKISDDCRVLTVHGSADKTIPVDDAIEFSKIIKNHKLQIVEGADHRFSDHQAELASIVTEFIKDSL, encoded by the exons ATGGGAACTCAGTTGTACAGTTTTCATTCATCACTGACACTGTCACTACcatattcatattcatgtcctcccaacaacaacaacaacaacttccACTCACTAAACTATTCTTGTCCCCAGCTTCACTTTTTCTCACCACCCAAACATAGTCCCAGAACCAGAACGTTCTTCAGGTTAAGGATGGCCCCATTGGTCCGGGCTGCACAAACCCCAG TGGTTGAACGAGTGGTCGTACCAAACAAATATGGTGAAAAACTAGTGGGCTTATTTCATGAAACTGGATCTGAGGGAATTGCTATCTTATGCCATGGTTTTCGATCCTCAAAG GAAAATACAATGATGCTTAACTTAGCTGTTGCTTTGGAAAAGGAAGGAATTAGCTCCTTCCGTTTTGACTTTGCTGGAAATGG GGAAAGTGAAGGTACCTTTGAGTATGGGAACTATCAGAGAGAGGCTGATGATCTACGTTCTGTAATCGAACATTTCTTTGGAGCCAACCGCACCATCAGTGCAATTCTTGGACATAGTAAAG GAGGCGATGCGGTGCTTCTGTATGCTTCAAGATATACTGATGTTAGTGCTGTTGTCAATGTTTGTGGGCGTTATGATCTGAAGAGAGGCATTGCGGAACGCTTTGGAGAAGATTTCATGCAAACACTAAAGGAGAAAGGATACATTGAGGTCAAAGATAGAAGAG GAACCAGTTACCAAGTGACTGAAAAGAGTATGTTGGATCGTCTGAATACTGATATCCACTCAGCATGTCTTAAGATCAGCGACGATTGCAG GGTCCTGACAGTCCACGGATCAGCTGACAAAACCATTCCTGTTGATGATGCAATAGAGTTCTCCAAGATAATAAAAAACCACAAATTGCAGATTGTAGAAGGAGCTGATCATCGTTTCTCCGATCATCAAGCTGAGTTAGCTTCAATCGTTACAGAGTTCATTAAAGATTCCCTGTag
- the LOC115705640 gene encoding uncharacterized protein LOC115705640 produces the protein MAQAAQNTVVQQHKVIVPNKYGEKLVGLLHETGSLEIVIICHGFRCTKEGRIQVNLAAALENEGISAFRFDFSGNGESEGTFEFAYYGREADDLHSVIEHFSAANRVIAGIVGHSKGGDAVLMYASKYHDIRTVVNLSGRYDLKSGIAERFGADIMQKLGESGYIDVKDEKSGGSYRVTKESVMDRLNTDMHAACLQIDKDCRVLTVHGTGDEIIPVQDAYEFAKIIPNHKLRIVEGADHGYSNHQAELASIVLEFIKASLEQDKAASS, from the exons ATGGCCCAGGCTGCACAAAACACAG TGGTTCAACAACACAAAGTGATAGTACCAAACAAGTATGGGGAAAAACTGGTGGGCTTATTGCATGAAACTGGATCTTTGGAGATTGTAATCATTTGCCATGGTTTTCGATGCACTaag GAAGGTAGAATACAGGTGAACTTGGCTGCTGCATTGGAAAATGAAGGAATCAGTGCTTTTCGTTTTGACTTTTCTGGAAATGG GGAAAGTGAAGGTACATTTGAGTTTGCATACTATGGGAGAGAAGCTGATGATTTGCATTCTGTAATTGAGCACTTTTCTGCAGCTAATCGCGTAATAGCTGGAATTGTTGGACATAGTAAAG GAGGTGATGCGGTTCTCATGTATGcatcaaaatatcatgatatccGCACGGTTGTCAATCTTTCTGGGCGTTATGATCTAAAGAGTGGCATTGCAGAACGCTTTGGAGCAGATATCATGCAAAAACTTGGGGAGAGTGGATATATTGACGTCAAAGATGAGAAAA GTGGTGGCAGTTATCGTGTGACCAAGGAAAGTGTGATGGATCGTCTGAATACTGATATGCACGCAGCATGTCTTCAAATCGACAAAGATTGCAG GGTCTTGACAGTCCACGGAACAGGGGACGAGATCATTCCAGTTCAAGATGCATATGAGTTCGCCAAGATAATACCAAACCACAAATTACGCATTGTGGAAGGAGCTGACCATGGTTACTCGAACCACCAAGCTGAATTAGCTTCAATAGTTTTAGAGTTCATAAAGGCATCCTTGGAGCAGGACAAGGCTGCTTCTAGCTAG